In Desulfomonile tiedjei, the following proteins share a genomic window:
- the mtaB gene encoding tRNA (N(6)-L-threonylcarbamoyladenosine(37)-C(2))-methylthiotransferase MtaB, which translates to MSKTMKTKPVQPKRKALIRVLGCKVNQAEAAAMADILERNGYEIDSAATEPDLVLVNTCCVTQRAEGKSRRMVGKLAQKYPRARLVVTGCLAEVNPASVQATSPGAGLLGTFEKDHFDELIRSSDELTTDEPRPTAAFCKSFADLGAHGLPDRTRGFLKIQDGCSQRCTYCIVPSARGPSRSLDPRKVLEHARQMEAAGFPEIVLSGIHLGHYGRDLSPARTLERLLEQLLEHCPLTRFRLSSLEPQEITPRLIHLMTKHPGVCRHFHIPLQSGDNGILKKMGRPYTAKLIQRLADRILFSSPEACIGLDVMVGFPGEDEASFRRTVDLIREMAPAYLHVFPFSPRPGTLAATFNGRVPDKTARKRVEELRDLSSELRTRFYARFLGRTFPAVLEERSAKPGKLMIARTDNYIPVKLDATGSLVQGRPFNVTLERIAGDEVFGSTTLSFVLASSGSIPEL; encoded by the coding sequence ATGTCAAAAACCATGAAAACAAAACCTGTTCAACCAAAAAGAAAGGCGTTGATACGCGTCCTCGGTTGCAAGGTAAATCAGGCCGAAGCCGCAGCCATGGCCGATATACTTGAAAGGAACGGATACGAAATCGACTCTGCGGCTACCGAGCCGGATCTTGTCCTAGTCAACACGTGTTGCGTCACGCAGAGGGCTGAGGGGAAGTCGCGGCGTATGGTCGGCAAGCTAGCTCAGAAGTATCCCCGCGCCCGCCTTGTAGTTACCGGTTGTTTGGCCGAGGTGAATCCGGCGTCCGTGCAAGCGACTTCGCCGGGCGCTGGCCTGCTGGGGACCTTTGAGAAGGACCATTTTGACGAGTTAATACGCAGCAGTGATGAACTTACGACCGACGAGCCGCGTCCAACAGCGGCATTCTGCAAGTCCTTTGCAGATCTGGGCGCACATGGACTTCCGGACCGAACCCGCGGTTTTCTGAAAATTCAGGACGGCTGTTCCCAGCGATGTACGTACTGTATCGTTCCGTCGGCTCGCGGCCCGTCGCGCAGCCTGGACCCCCGGAAAGTGTTGGAGCATGCACGACAAATGGAGGCTGCCGGCTTCCCTGAGATCGTTTTGTCAGGCATCCATCTGGGCCATTATGGAAGGGACCTTTCTCCCGCCCGCACATTGGAGAGACTTCTCGAACAACTCCTGGAGCATTGTCCACTCACGCGTTTCAGACTCAGCTCTCTGGAGCCTCAAGAAATTACTCCCCGCTTGATCCACCTTATGACCAAGCATCCTGGAGTTTGCAGGCATTTCCATATTCCTTTGCAGAGCGGTGACAATGGGATCCTCAAGAAGATGGGGCGGCCGTACACGGCGAAACTGATTCAACGACTGGCGGACCGGATTCTTTTTAGCTCTCCGGAGGCCTGTATAGGCCTGGACGTGATGGTGGGGTTCCCGGGAGAAGACGAAGCCTCCTTTCGTCGCACCGTAGATTTGATTCGCGAAATGGCTCCGGCGTATCTTCACGTGTTTCCGTTTTCGCCCAGGCCCGGGACGCTTGCAGCAACATTCAACGGGCGAGTTCCCGATAAAACGGCCCGCAAAAGGGTGGAGGAGCTGAGAGACCTCTCTTCGGAGCTAAGAACGCGTTTTTACGCGCGCTTCCTCGGGCGCACCTTCCCGGCTGTATTGGAGGAGCGCTCGGCCAAGCCCGGCAAGCTCATGATTGCACGGACCGACAATTACATACCGGTGAAGCTCGATGCAACTGGATCGCTGGTCCAAGGAAGGCCCTTTAACGTAACCCTGGAAAGAATCGCAGGCGACGAAGTCTTCGGGAGCACTACCCTAAGCTTCGTTCTCGCGTCTTCTGGATCAATTCCCGAGCTTTGA
- a CDS encoding L-seryl-tRNA(Sec) selenium transferase gives MAETLPDSLFRRIPSLDKLLGDPLFGRIQEQYSEELAKSMVRRALEALRDDIRSGVAKPEDCLPQALEQRAWAIAEALVGPKLTTVINATGVIVHTNLGRSPLSKTVMEKIARAALSYSNLEYDLEKGRRGERNSHLRSLMQELTGSEAALAVNNNAAAVLLALSSLAHGQEVIVSRGELIEIGGSFRIPDVMARSGAILREVGTTNRTHPKDYIQAINDNTALILKVHTSNYRIVGFTREVDLDELVAIGKEHRVPTMMDLGSGCLVDLSPYGLPDEITVQEVLARGIDVVSFSGDKLLGGPQAGILAGRQDLIERMRTNPLARALRMDKLTLAGLEATLQEYTRPDGPWEGIPTLRMIRKSAEDLESAAKKLARKLRETLRGKAEISIVPGVGRVGGGALPLGDLPGPRVSIRPAHTSAARLEQALRAGNPPVICLVKEDAVLLDPRTLLDDQPALIPNLVARAFERLEKGASD, from the coding sequence ATGGCAGAGACATTGCCCGATTCGCTCTTCCGCAGAATTCCTTCGTTGGACAAATTGCTTGGCGACCCTTTGTTCGGACGAATTCAGGAGCAGTATTCGGAAGAACTCGCCAAAAGCATGGTTCGGCGGGCTTTGGAGGCTCTGCGCGACGATATACGTTCGGGTGTTGCGAAGCCGGAGGATTGCTTGCCCCAGGCTCTGGAACAACGAGCGTGGGCAATAGCGGAAGCGCTTGTGGGACCGAAGCTCACGACCGTGATCAATGCCACGGGAGTCATCGTTCACACGAATTTGGGCCGGTCCCCACTGTCAAAGACTGTGATGGAAAAGATTGCCCGGGCCGCTCTCTCGTACTCGAACCTGGAATATGACCTGGAAAAGGGGCGGCGAGGCGAGCGAAACTCGCACTTGCGGTCTCTCATGCAAGAGCTTACCGGTTCCGAGGCTGCCCTGGCTGTGAACAACAACGCGGCGGCCGTATTGTTGGCCCTATCAAGCCTGGCCCACGGCCAAGAAGTCATTGTTTCCCGCGGTGAACTCATTGAAATCGGAGGCTCTTTCCGAATACCCGACGTCATGGCTCGTTCTGGTGCCATTCTGCGAGAAGTGGGTACCACGAATCGCACTCATCCGAAGGATTACATTCAGGCAATAAACGATAACACAGCTCTGATACTCAAAGTGCATACCAGCAACTACAGGATTGTCGGCTTCACCCGTGAAGTTGACCTGGATGAACTTGTTGCCATCGGCAAAGAGCACCGGGTCCCGACCATGATGGATCTCGGTAGCGGCTGTCTGGTAGACCTCTCTCCGTACGGACTACCAGATGAAATCACTGTGCAGGAGGTCCTTGCCCGAGGAATTGACGTGGTGAGCTTCAGCGGTGACAAGCTCCTCGGAGGACCACAGGCCGGAATATTGGCCGGTCGCCAGGACCTTATAGAGAGGATGCGCACCAATCCGCTGGCTAGGGCCTTGCGCATGGACAAGCTCACCCTGGCAGGCCTGGAAGCCACGCTCCAGGAATACACACGGCCCGACGGGCCCTGGGAAGGCATTCCTACGTTGAGGATGATAAGGAAGTCCGCGGAAGACTTGGAGAGTGCGGCCAAGAAACTCGCCCGAAAACTCCGCGAAACTCTCCGAGGCAAGGCGGAAATAAGCATTGTGCCGGGCGTGGGAAGGGTAGGAGGGGGAGCGCTCCCCCTCGGGGACCTTCCGGGGCCGAGAGTATCCATTCGCCCGGCCCACACCTCAGCCGCCCGGCTGGAACAGGCCTTGCGTGCTGGCAATCCCCCTGTAATCTGCCTGGTCAAAGAAGACGCTGTCCTACTGGACCCCCGAACCCTGCTCGATGACCAACCCGCCTTGATACCAAATCTGGTCGCCCGCGCGTTCGAGCGGCTTGAAAAAGGCGCTTCGGATTGA
- the cas5 gene encoding CRISPR-associated protein Cas5 yields the protein MKEYLVALEISGPTAMWTRPDTGDAPVSYPVPTFGAVKGIFESVLWSQWAEVVPIRVEICSPIVYHPYTTNYGGPLRKSGIMKTGDSFQLLATVLTNVCYRLYAEVSSDPNGYMKHGRPGKQIGGTTNGAHAYQEVFARRLRRGQFFSTPFMGWKEFTPDYIGPFRENTDVCQDINLVIPSMLRTCFPAGKRSEYDPFYDQAVRIQGGVLRYVK from the coding sequence ATGAAGGAATACCTGGTAGCGTTGGAAATCTCAGGACCGACTGCCATGTGGACCAGGCCGGACACGGGAGACGCGCCCGTCAGCTATCCGGTTCCAACGTTTGGAGCGGTCAAAGGCATCTTTGAGTCTGTTTTGTGGAGCCAGTGGGCCGAGGTGGTACCAATTAGAGTCGAGATCTGCAGTCCCATCGTGTATCACCCCTACACCACCAACTATGGCGGGCCACTTCGAAAAAGCGGGATTATGAAGACTGGAGATAGCTTCCAGCTATTAGCCACTGTCCTCACAAATGTTTGCTACCGACTCTATGCGGAAGTAAGCTCAGATCCGAACGGATATATGAAGCACGGAAGGCCGGGAAAGCAGATAGGTGGGACGACAAATGGTGCCCATGCGTACCAAGAGGTTTTCGCCCGCCGTCTGAGACGGGGACAGTTTTTCTCCACTCCGTTCATGGGATGGAAAGAATTTACACCGGACTATATTGGGCCATTCCGAGAAAACACTGACGTTTGCCAAGACATAAATCTAGTAATTCCCAGTATGCTTCGCACTTGCTTTCCAGCTGGAAAACGCTCCGAATATGACCCGTTCTATGATCAAGCGGTAAGAATACAGGGAGGAGTCCTACGCTATGTTAAATGA
- a CDS encoding type I CRISPR-associated protein Cas7, translated as MKTDGGEAIVRGTGLLIIEVIRSNPNGDPDRESDPRQRPDQRGEISPVSFKRKPRDLVADKNGPVWKGISTSFSPPLEEAEFCILESRDREREAIIREIKGDKFLPKYWDARVFGCTFLEKDKDDESTRKKGKLNFIKTGVVQFGLGVSLAPILIERMTNTNIAPVQEGKTRGMAPLGYRIVQHGVYCMPFFINPTAATKSGCTKRDIDLLLRVIPYAYTHTASYVRPFVGIRHAWYIEHKSALGSCSDFELISALTPKKKNDPESPSAAWEEYDVPTALPEKLEGRVEPLRDLMNEDYHGTARP; from the coding sequence ATGAAAACTGATGGCGGGGAGGCTATCGTTCGAGGCACGGGTCTATTGATAATTGAGGTGATTCGTTCCAATCCCAATGGAGATCCAGATCGGGAAAGCGACCCCCGCCAACGACCTGATCAACGGGGTGAAATCTCTCCCGTATCCTTCAAGCGTAAGCCACGAGACCTCGTAGCAGACAAGAACGGGCCGGTCTGGAAGGGTATCTCGACAAGTTTCAGTCCCCCTCTTGAAGAGGCAGAATTCTGTATTCTAGAAAGCCGGGATAGGGAACGCGAAGCAATCATTCGCGAAATAAAGGGGGACAAGTTCCTACCCAAATATTGGGATGCCAGGGTCTTCGGATGCACTTTCCTGGAAAAAGATAAGGACGATGAAAGTACCAGGAAAAAAGGCAAATTGAATTTCATAAAGACAGGGGTAGTTCAATTTGGCTTGGGCGTCTCGCTGGCCCCAATCCTCATTGAGCGAATGACGAACACCAACATAGCGCCAGTACAGGAGGGGAAGACCCGCGGCATGGCGCCACTGGGCTACCGTATTGTCCAGCATGGCGTATACTGCATGCCTTTCTTTATCAATCCTACTGCCGCGACGAAATCGGGGTGTACGAAGAGAGACATTGACCTGCTTCTTCGAGTAATCCCATATGCCTACACACATACCGCGTCCTATGTTCGGCCATTCGTGGGCATCCGGCACGCCTGGTACATTGAACACAAATCAGCCTTGGGATCTTGTTCTGACTTCGAGCTTATCTCTGCGCTGACTCCCAAAAAGAAGAATGACCCTGAAAGCCCGTCCGCTGCCTGGGAAGAATATGATGTCCCCACGGCCTTGCCAGAAAAGCTGGAAGGCAGAGTAGAACCTTTACGTGATCTCATGAACGAGGATTATCATGGAACCGCTCGCCCATAG
- a CDS encoding DEAD/DEAH box helicase has translation MEPLAHSARLDKGIPAQPYAEHVCHVMELAVQNARQAARYWHGDKDRFVEAVRLAGEFHDLGKLEAANQAVLMSESQREALPVNHVDAGVAHLFDAGINNLLAASLVYAHHIGLPDFQDQSLNGPGRVLRDVKPGKLGRATKSITDQRLDDYLELHGTAVDALIQRRDTPSRVAPSPLPPLIFRIALSCLVDADHSDTAGHYGKVLERVVPPLQPELRLALLDQYVAHLEKAQKDERNTLRGEVYRVCRDADPHPRMFACDSPVGTGKTTAVMAHLLQAARAKGLRRIFVVLPFTNIIDQSVEVYRKALVSKGERPEDVVAAHHHKAEFEDLESRHLSFLWKAPIVITTAVQFFETLASNRPASLRKVHQLPGSAIFIDEAHAALPAHLWPQAWRWLRELESQWGCHFVLGSGSLNRFWKLEEFSEERVDLPELVHPHVKAKVKTYEERRVTYLPRSGSLSEEDLLDWLPDIHGPRLLIVNTVQSAAVIAASIEERSGRESVEHLSTSLCPRDRKASLARVRRRLDDQSDTDWTLVATSCVEAGVNLSFRNGLRERCSLNSLIQMGGRVSREGEFLDSAVWDFKLQHGRLLKDHPAFKDSARILGELFREGNVCAEASTEAMRREIRQGGLRDVSNVILKAERNLQFPIVAEKFTVIDSDTVTVIVDLDLIESLKSHEKVDPDMIQRSSVQIWRYREHDYNLESVPGFRGLYRWTLGYDDFLGYMAGVLPILRHQQHGTVI, from the coding sequence ATGGAACCGCTCGCCCATAGCGCACGTCTCGACAAGGGGATACCTGCTCAGCCGTACGCGGAACATGTCTGTCACGTAATGGAATTGGCAGTTCAAAATGCCCGCCAAGCAGCAAGGTATTGGCATGGTGACAAAGACAGATTTGTTGAGGCCGTCCGTCTGGCTGGGGAGTTTCATGACTTGGGAAAGCTGGAAGCAGCGAACCAGGCAGTACTGATGTCAGAATCTCAGCGAGAAGCTTTGCCCGTAAATCACGTGGACGCAGGAGTTGCGCACCTCTTTGATGCTGGCATCAACAATCTGCTGGCGGCTTCTCTTGTTTACGCTCATCACATTGGTCTCCCCGATTTTCAAGATCAGAGCTTGAACGGACCTGGCAGGGTACTCAGAGATGTAAAACCAGGCAAGTTAGGCCGAGCCACAAAGTCAATTACCGACCAAAGGCTTGATGACTACCTGGAATTGCATGGGACGGCTGTTGATGCACTAATTCAGCGACGGGACACGCCATCGCGTGTGGCTCCATCGCCCTTGCCCCCGTTGATATTTCGGATTGCGCTCTCGTGTCTGGTGGACGCAGATCATTCAGATACAGCGGGGCATTATGGAAAAGTCTTGGAACGGGTAGTTCCCCCGCTTCAGCCTGAGCTTCGCCTTGCTCTACTGGATCAGTATGTCGCGCACCTCGAAAAAGCGCAAAAAGACGAACGGAACACACTTCGCGGCGAAGTATACAGGGTCTGCCGTGATGCAGACCCCCATCCACGAATGTTTGCCTGTGACAGTCCGGTGGGCACGGGCAAGACGACGGCTGTTATGGCTCACCTTCTTCAGGCTGCCAGAGCCAAAGGGCTTCGCCGGATTTTCGTGGTTTTACCTTTCACCAACATTATTGATCAGTCGGTGGAGGTATACCGAAAGGCCCTAGTGTCCAAGGGTGAGCGTCCTGAAGATGTCGTAGCTGCGCATCACCACAAGGCAGAATTTGAAGATTTAGAGTCGCGGCATCTTTCCTTTCTTTGGAAGGCGCCCATCGTAATTACCACTGCCGTCCAGTTTTTTGAAACCCTGGCATCCAATCGTCCTGCCAGTCTGCGCAAAGTTCACCAACTCCCAGGTTCGGCCATTTTCATCGATGAAGCCCACGCAGCACTTCCCGCGCATTTATGGCCACAAGCCTGGAGGTGGTTGCGTGAACTGGAATCGCAATGGGGCTGTCATTTTGTTCTGGGCTCCGGCTCGCTTAACCGGTTTTGGAAACTAGAGGAGTTTTCGGAAGAACGCGTGGACCTGCCCGAACTCGTTCATCCTCATGTGAAGGCTAAAGTTAAGACGTATGAAGAACGTCGCGTAACGTATCTGCCCAGATCCGGTTCGCTGAGTGAGGAGGATTTGCTGGACTGGTTGCCGGACATACATGGGCCTCGTCTCTTGATCGTCAACACGGTCCAATCGGCCGCAGTGATTGCCGCAAGTATTGAGGAACGCTCCGGGCGGGAGTCTGTGGAGCATTTGTCAACGTCGCTGTGTCCGCGGGACCGAAAAGCCTCTCTTGCCCGTGTCAGGAGACGGCTCGATGATCAATCGGACACAGATTGGACTCTTGTAGCTACCTCTTGCGTGGAGGCAGGTGTCAATCTGTCATTTCGCAATGGATTGAGAGAACGGTGCAGCCTCAACAGCCTGATTCAAATGGGCGGGCGCGTCAGTCGGGAAGGCGAATTCCTTGATTCGGCAGTATGGGACTTCAAGCTGCAACATGGCAGGCTTCTCAAGGATCATCCGGCCTTTAAAGATTCCGCTCGAATCCTGGGGGAATTGTTCAGGGAAGGAAATGTGTGCGCAGAAGCTTCGACGGAGGCTATGCGGAGGGAGATCCGGCAGGGGGGATTGAGGGACGTTTCCAATGTCATCCTGAAGGCCGAGAGAAATCTACAGTTCCCAATTGTGGCTGAGAAGTTCACCGTGATTGATTCCGACACGGTAACCGTCATTGTGGACTTGGATCTGATTGAAAGCTTGAAAAGTCATGAAAAGGTTGATCCGGACATGATTCAGCGCTCCAGCGTCCAGATCTGGCGCTACAGAGAACACGATTATAACTTGGAATCAGTTCCCGGATTTCGAGGTCTGTACCGTTGGACATTGGGCTATGACGATTTCCTCGGGTACATGGCCGGGGTGCTTCCGATTCTGCGCCACCAACAGCATGGAACAGTCATTTAA
- the cas4 gene encoding CRISPR-associated protein Cas4 → MFTEDDLLPLSALQHFLFCPRRAALVLVEGIWDENRATAEGALAHERVHEAEPESRGDVRIARGLRIRSLRLGLTGQTDVVEFHKLPDHGPPSDKEAGLSTGIELDGIEGFWRPYPIEYKSGRLRHERGYEVQLCAQALCLEEMLNVRINEGALFYGKTKRRLEISFDEKLRTETEVAAQDLHRLVDSRSTPKAKYQKKCRECSLLAVCMPKVTGVQRNVAAYLQKALNPTDWEHQ, encoded by the coding sequence ATGTTTACCGAAGACGATCTACTACCTTTGTCGGCGCTTCAGCATTTTCTTTTCTGCCCGAGGCGGGCGGCGTTGGTCCTTGTTGAAGGGATTTGGGATGAAAACCGTGCCACCGCTGAGGGGGCTTTGGCGCACGAGCGGGTGCATGAGGCCGAACCCGAATCGCGAGGTGACGTGCGTATCGCTCGGGGGCTTCGAATCCGGTCACTCCGGCTTGGTCTGACGGGCCAGACCGACGTGGTTGAATTCCACAAGCTGCCGGATCACGGCCCTCCAAGCGATAAAGAGGCCGGACTTTCCACAGGAATTGAACTGGACGGGATCGAAGGCTTTTGGAGGCCCTATCCGATCGAATACAAATCCGGAAGGCTCCGGCATGAAAGGGGCTATGAGGTTCAGCTTTGTGCGCAGGCGCTCTGTCTGGAGGAGATGCTGAACGTGAGGATTAATGAGGGTGCTCTTTTCTACGGAAAGACCAAACGACGGCTGGAAATCTCCTTTGACGAGAAACTGCGCACGGAGACAGAGGTCGCCGCGCAAGACCTGCATCGGTTGGTGGACTCCAGGAGCACGCCGAAGGCAAAATATCAGAAGAAATGCCGAGAGTGCTCCTTGTTGGCCGTTTGTATGCCCAAGGTCACCGGGGTCCAAAGAAATGTCGCGGCTTACCTGCAAAAAGCGTTGAATCCAACAGATTGGGAACACCAATGA
- the cas1c gene encoding type I-C CRISPR-associated endonuclease Cas1, which translates to MKRLLNTLYVTTQGAYLSKEGETVLVQVEGQTKLQLPIHTLSGIVCFGRVVCSPPLMHLCAARSVAISFLSEYGRFWARVQGPVSGNVLLRREQYRRADDDKMSAEIARTVVLAKVANSRTVLLRAVRDHPETTDTGSLDNTARELARIAEGLSKPAGLDTVRGLEGDAARKYFEVFDHLIVAQKEDFFFRERSRRPPLDNMNALLSFLYTLLTHDVASSLEAVGLDSAVGYLHRDRPGRPGLALDLMEEFRPFFADRLALSLVNRQQVKGKGFKKTETGAVMMDDETRKTVLVAYQKRKQEDLRHPFLEEQIAVGLLPHAQAMLFARYLRGDIDGYPPFFWR; encoded by the coding sequence ATGAAGCGACTGCTCAACACCCTTTACGTCACTACTCAGGGGGCCTATCTCTCCAAAGAAGGCGAGACCGTCCTCGTACAGGTGGAAGGCCAGACCAAGCTTCAATTGCCCATCCACACGCTCAGCGGAATAGTGTGCTTCGGCCGTGTCGTTTGCAGCCCGCCTCTGATGCATTTATGCGCGGCACGGAGCGTTGCAATCTCTTTCCTGAGTGAGTATGGGCGGTTCTGGGCAAGGGTCCAAGGCCCGGTTTCTGGAAATGTGTTGCTTCGCCGTGAGCAGTACCGCCGAGCGGACGACGACAAAATGTCGGCCGAGATCGCTAGAACGGTTGTCCTCGCGAAAGTGGCAAACTCCAGGACGGTTCTTCTTCGAGCTGTGCGGGACCATCCCGAAACGACCGACACGGGGTCGTTAGACAATACCGCGCGTGAGCTTGCGCGCATAGCTGAGGGCCTGAGCAAGCCGGCCGGGCTTGATACCGTGCGAGGGCTGGAAGGAGACGCGGCCCGGAAGTACTTTGAGGTCTTCGATCATCTTATCGTTGCCCAGAAGGAGGATTTCTTCTTTCGGGAACGGAGCCGACGGCCACCGCTGGACAACATGAACGCTCTTCTCTCGTTCCTGTACACGCTCTTGACTCATGACGTGGCGTCCAGCCTGGAGGCGGTGGGATTGGACTCGGCTGTGGGCTATTTGCATCGGGATAGACCTGGGCGACCGGGTCTGGCCCTGGATCTCATGGAAGAGTTCCGACCCTTCTTTGCGGATCGGCTCGCACTGTCACTGGTTAACCGCCAACAGGTTAAAGGGAAGGGATTCAAGAAGACCGAGACAGGAGCGGTCATGATGGATGACGAGACGCGTAAGACAGTGCTTGTGGCCTATCAGAAGCGCAAACAGGAAGACCTGAGGCACCCCTTTCTAGAGGAGCAAATAGCAGTGGGCCTTTTGCCGCACGCACAGGCAATGCTTTTTGCCCGTTACCTTCGGGGAGACATCGACGGATACCCGCCGTTCTTTTGGAGGTGA
- the cas2 gene encoding CRISPR-associated endonuclease Cas2 has translation MLILVTYDVSTETPEGKKRLRRVAKICTNLGQRVQKSVFECLLEPAQWAVLRQRLIDAVDQETDSLRFYFLGKNWKLRVEHVGAKESYDPQGSLIV, from the coding sequence ATGTTGATTTTAGTCACATACGACGTAAGCACCGAGACCCCGGAAGGCAAAAAGAGACTGCGTCGCGTCGCCAAGATCTGTACGAACCTTGGACAACGGGTCCAAAAGTCGGTCTTCGAGTGTCTCTTGGAGCCCGCCCAGTGGGCGGTTTTGCGACAGCGCTTGATCGACGCAGTTGACCAGGAGACAGACAGCTTGCGGTTTTACTTTCTCGGAAAAAACTGGAAGCTGCGGGTGGAACATGTGGGCGCAAAGGAGTCGTACGATCCGCAGGGATCACTAATCGTCTGA
- a CDS encoding gluconolaconase translates to MVDAADSTSDPKSRSVIAENLPTAHTVGKIEPVAVFDGPMPTGVTVSHDGRIFVNFPRWGDKVPYTVAELQCETVPYPNADFNKPNAERPYESLISVQSVVVDPKNRLWLLDTGRIEFGPPKLGGPKLVGVDLATNQVFKIIVFTPDVAMPTTYLNDMRFDLRRGKEGMAFITDSSSETPGIIVVDLATGQSWRRLTNHESTRPFHSFFPLVEGRPWMVRPPNGKPSLVLVGADGIAIGNDGKRLFYSPLSSWSLYSVSTDALADQSLTEDKVAATVKEEGEKGVASDGLESDSKGNLYVTSFDQGAILRRSPDGSYETLVFDPRVLWPDTLSVAGDGYLYFIVNQLHRQARFNRGKDLREKPYVLYRVKIDAKPVMLK, encoded by the coding sequence ATGGTGGATGCCGCAGATAGTACGTCAGACCCGAAAAGCCGGTCCGTGATAGCCGAGAACCTTCCCACGGCACACACTGTGGGAAAGATAGAACCGGTAGCCGTGTTCGACGGACCAATGCCGACCGGTGTAACCGTATCACATGACGGCAGGATCTTCGTGAACTTTCCGCGGTGGGGAGACAAGGTGCCGTACACCGTTGCGGAGCTGCAATGCGAGACAGTTCCATACCCCAACGCAGATTTCAACAAACCGAACGCGGAGCGCCCATACGAATCTCTAATATCAGTGCAGAGCGTGGTGGTTGATCCCAAGAACCGACTCTGGCTCCTGGACACGGGTCGGATAGAATTCGGGCCTCCCAAGCTCGGGGGCCCCAAATTGGTCGGTGTCGATCTGGCCACCAATCAAGTCTTCAAGATCATCGTGTTTACGCCTGACGTGGCAATGCCCACCACCTACCTCAATGACATGCGTTTCGATCTGCGCCGAGGCAAGGAAGGCATGGCTTTCATAACCGATTCTTCTAGCGAAACCCCCGGCATCATAGTTGTCGACCTGGCGACCGGCCAGAGTTGGCGCCGGCTCACGAATCATGAGTCGACGAGGCCGTTTCACTCCTTTTTCCCGCTGGTGGAGGGCAGGCCGTGGATGGTGCGCCCTCCCAACGGAAAACCTTCGCTGGTGCTGGTGGGAGCAGACGGGATAGCCATCGGCAATGACGGGAAGAGACTATTCTATAGCCCGCTCTCCAGTTGGAGTCTGTACAGCGTCAGCACCGACGCGCTGGCTGATCAGTCTCTGACCGAAGATAAGGTCGCTGCAACGGTTAAAGAAGAAGGTGAAAAGGGGGTCGCGTCAGATGGCCTGGAATCCGACTCGAAAGGGAATCTTTACGTGACCAGCTTCGACCAAGGCGCGATACTGCGACGATCTCCGGATGGTTCATACGAAACGCTGGTGTTCGATCCTCGAGTGCTGTGGCCTGACACCTTGTCCGTGGCCGGCGACGGGTACCTCTATTTCATTGTGAACCAGCTACACCGGCAGGCCCGCTTTAACCGCGGAAAGGACCTCCGTGAAAAGCCGTACGTGCTCTACCGGGTCAAAATCGACGCCAAACCGGTTATGTTGAAGTAG